A window from Streptomyces sp. NBC_00335 encodes these proteins:
- a CDS encoding 8-oxoguanine deaminase: MAASAANDSAVERIVIENCAIATVDANDTEYASGHVVLAGNKIEFVGAGKAPENLENVVRRIDGTGHLVTPGLVNTHHHFYQWITRGLATDHNLFNWLVALYPTWARIDEQMTYTAAQGSLAAMAKGGVTTAMDHHYVFPKGSGDLSGSIIRAASEMGVRFTLARGSMDRSEKDGGLPPDHAVETLEGALADTEATVKKYHDSSFDAMTQVAVAPCSPFSVSTELLKQGAEMARRLGVRMHTHGSETVEEEQFCKELFGMGPTDYFESTGWLGEDVWMAHSVHMNDSDIAAFARTKTGVAHCPSSNARLAAGIARVPDMLAAGVPVGLGVDGTASNESGELHTELRNALLINRLNPVHRERALNARQALRLGTFGGAQVLGRASNIGSLEVGKCADLVLWNLNTLLHSSIADPVTALVFGAAAPVTASFVNGKQIVENNRLLFADEDAIAVSTREEAQRLARISAQA; the protein is encoded by the coding sequence ATGGCAGCATCGGCAGCCAATGACAGCGCCGTAGAGCGCATCGTCATCGAAAACTGTGCGATTGCGACCGTCGACGCCAACGACACCGAGTACGCCTCGGGTCACGTGGTGCTCGCCGGTAACAAGATCGAGTTCGTCGGTGCGGGCAAGGCCCCCGAGAACCTCGAGAACGTCGTCCGCCGCATCGACGGCACCGGGCACCTCGTGACCCCCGGTCTGGTCAACACGCACCACCACTTCTACCAGTGGATCACGCGTGGTCTGGCCACCGACCACAACCTCTTCAACTGGCTGGTCGCGCTGTACCCGACGTGGGCGCGCATCGACGAGCAGATGACGTACACGGCCGCGCAGGGCTCCCTCGCCGCGATGGCCAAGGGTGGCGTCACCACCGCGATGGACCACCACTACGTCTTCCCCAAGGGTTCGGGTGACCTCTCCGGGTCGATCATCCGCGCCGCGTCCGAGATGGGCGTCCGCTTCACCCTCGCCCGCGGTTCGATGGACCGCAGCGAGAAGGACGGCGGCCTGCCGCCGGACCACGCGGTCGAGACCCTCGAAGGTGCCCTGGCGGACACCGAGGCGACCGTGAAGAAGTACCACGACTCCTCCTTCGACGCGATGACCCAGGTCGCCGTCGCCCCCTGCTCCCCCTTCTCGGTCTCCACCGAGCTGCTGAAGCAGGGCGCCGAGATGGCCCGCCGCCTGGGTGTGCGCATGCACACGCACGGCTCGGAGACCGTCGAGGAAGAGCAGTTCTGCAAGGAACTGTTCGGCATGGGCCCGACCGACTACTTCGAGTCGACCGGCTGGCTCGGCGAGGACGTGTGGATGGCGCACAGCGTCCACATGAACGACTCCGACATCGCCGCGTTCGCCCGTACCAAGACCGGCGTCGCGCACTGCCCGTCCTCCAACGCCCGTCTGGCCGCCGGCATCGCCCGCGTCCCGGACATGCTCGCCGCCGGTGTCCCGGTCGGCCTCGGCGTGGACGGCACCGCCTCGAACGAGTCCGGTGAGCTGCACACCGAGCTGCGCAACGCGCTGCTGATCAACCGTCTGAACCCGGTCCACCGCGAGCGTGCCCTGAACGCCCGTCAGGCCCTGCGCCTCGGTACCTTCGGTGGCGCCCAGGTCCTCGGCCGCGCCTCGAACATCGGTTCGCTGGAGGTCGGCAAGTGCGCCGACCTGGTGCTCTGGAACCTGAACACCCTCCTGCACTCCTCGATCGCCGACCCGGTCACCGCCCTGGTCTTCGGTGCGGCGGCCCCGGTCACCGCGTCGTTCGTCAACGGCAAGCAGATCGTCGAGAACAACCGTCTGCTCTTCGCCGACGAGGACGCCATCGCGGTGTCCACTCGGGAAGAGGCCCAGCGCCTCGCGCGGATCTCCGCGCAGGCCTGA
- a CDS encoding Lrp/AsnC family transcriptional regulator — protein sequence MNSAISAIDDTDRALVHALQLAPRASWELLGPVLGARPDTLARRWERLTGSGEAWLSGLGLRTGVTKPCMAWVEVTCTAGTSPSVGDVLVADPHALGVEHTTGGRDLLVFVAVPDLPTLYSYLSARVQRIPGVIGTRSSMVTAVHYAPDRWRLDQLTPAQIGLLTRRTRRPVASAGPDRPAVAPLQEEDRSLVLALASDARRSVASLAREFEMSESTVRRRLARLEGGLSLRYSCALASGLSGWPVSATLWAEASEFELADCAAVAAGLRETRTCMSVSGPWNFMISARLRTVEDLSRYTAELTRRLPGLRITDSAVALQVRKTEAQELDRRGHRVRTVTPDIWSDPVSTDTA from the coding sequence ATGAACTCGGCCATTTCCGCCATCGACGACACGGACCGGGCACTGGTCCACGCACTCCAGCTCGCACCCCGCGCGAGCTGGGAGCTGCTGGGTCCGGTCCTCGGCGCGCGCCCGGACACCCTGGCGCGCCGCTGGGAGCGGCTCACCGGGTCCGGCGAGGCGTGGCTGAGCGGACTCGGGCTGCGCACCGGCGTCACGAAGCCCTGCATGGCGTGGGTGGAGGTCACGTGCACCGCGGGCACCTCGCCCTCGGTGGGGGACGTCCTCGTGGCGGATCCGCACGCCCTGGGGGTCGAGCACACCACCGGGGGCCGGGACCTGCTCGTCTTCGTGGCCGTACCCGACCTGCCCACGCTGTACTCGTACCTGTCCGCCCGGGTGCAGCGGATCCCCGGCGTGATCGGCACCCGCAGCTCGATGGTGACGGCGGTGCACTACGCCCCCGACCGCTGGCGCCTGGACCAGCTGACCCCGGCCCAGATCGGCCTGCTGACCAGGCGGACCCGGCGGCCGGTGGCTTCCGCCGGCCCGGACCGGCCGGCGGTGGCGCCGCTCCAGGAGGAGGACCGGTCGCTGGTCCTGGCCCTGGCCTCGGACGCGCGGCGCAGCGTGGCCTCGCTGGCGCGGGAGTTCGAGATGAGCGAGTCGACGGTACGGCGCCGGCTGGCGCGGCTGGAGGGCGGTCTGAGCCTGCGCTACAGCTGCGCGCTGGCCTCCGGGCTGTCGGGCTGGCCGGTGTCGGCGACGCTGTGGGCGGAGGCGTCGGAGTTCGAGCTCGCCGACTGCGCGGCGGTCGCCGCGGGGCTGCGCGAGACCCGTACCTGCATGTCCGTCAGCGGCCCCTGGAACTTCATGATCAGCGCCAGGCTGCGCACGGTGGAGGACCTCTCCCGCTACACGGCGGAGCTCACCCGGCGCCTGCCGGGCCTGCGCATCACGGACTCGGCGGTGGCCCTGCAGGTCCGCAAGACGGAAGCCCAGGAACTGGACCGCCGCGGCCACCGCGTACGTACGGTCACCCCGGACATCTGGTCGGACCCGGTTTCCACGGACACTGCCTGA
- a CDS encoding GDSL-type esterase/lipase family protein, with amino-acid sequence MIGFRNDSMDRARRVRRLAGIGTAAALGAGALVAGGAGTAVAGPGNGPTAVVSLGDSYISGEAGRWKGNSLTNSGNRTGTDRAWVSGSSYDPGKVYGATAGGCHRSDSAEVKSAGPIADVAINLACSGAVSQNVFRASNGGVAFKGEAPQADQLAAVAASHDVKVIALSIGGNDLGFADIIKECAYDFVLWNSYCYDDQQEGVNQKIDGVMANVGKSVDEVRAVMRGAGYADSSYRIVLQSYPSPIPRGAENRYTQSDWSRLNTGGCPFWNRDSDWARDSLVPQIAGRLKAVAAAKGAQFLDLKDMMQGREVCAKASKQVTTAAPASAKTSEWARWIDSSETQGLVQESMHPNHFGQLAAGRCLALAVAQPASSGFGCKNTAGADQSGMYLTPAP; translated from the coding sequence GTGATCGGATTCCGCAACGACAGCATGGACCGGGCCCGTCGGGTGCGACGACTGGCCGGGATCGGGACGGCGGCGGCGCTCGGCGCCGGGGCCCTGGTCGCCGGAGGGGCCGGGACGGCCGTGGCCGGGCCGGGGAACGGACCCACCGCCGTGGTGTCCCTCGGCGACAGCTACATCTCCGGCGAGGCCGGACGCTGGAAGGGCAACAGCCTGACCAACAGCGGGAACCGGACCGGGACCGACCGGGCCTGGGTGAGCGGCAGCTCCTACGACCCCGGCAAGGTCTACGGGGCCACCGCCGGCGGCTGCCACCGGTCGGACTCCGCCGAGGTGAAGAGCGCCGGGCCCATCGCCGACGTCGCTATCAACCTGGCCTGCTCCGGGGCCGTCTCGCAGAACGTGTTCCGCGCCTCCAACGGTGGCGTCGCCTTCAAGGGCGAGGCCCCGCAGGCCGATCAGCTCGCCGCCGTGGCCGCGAGCCACGACGTCAAGGTCATCGCGCTGTCCATCGGCGGCAACGACCTCGGCTTCGCCGACATCATCAAGGAGTGCGCGTACGACTTCGTGCTCTGGAACTCCTACTGCTACGACGACCAGCAGGAGGGCGTGAACCAGAAGATCGACGGGGTCATGGCCAACGTCGGCAAGTCCGTCGACGAGGTACGGGCCGTCATGCGCGGCGCCGGGTACGCGGACTCCTCGTACCGGATCGTGCTGCAGTCCTACCCGTCACCGATCCCGCGCGGCGCGGAGAACCGGTACACCCAGAGCGACTGGAGCCGGCTCAACACCGGCGGGTGCCCCTTCTGGAACCGGGACTCCGACTGGGCGCGGGACTCGCTCGTGCCGCAGATCGCAGGACGGCTCAAGGCCGTCGCCGCGGCCAAGGGCGCGCAGTTCCTGGACCTGAAGGACATGATGCAGGGGCGCGAGGTGTGCGCGAAGGCGAGCAAGCAGGTGACCACCGCGGCGCCGGCCTCGGCGAAGACCAGCGAGTGGGCACGCTGGATCGACAGCAGCGAGACGCAGGGGCTGGTCCAGGAGTCCATGCACCCGAACCACTTCGGACAGCTCGCGGCCGGTCGCTGCCTGGCACTGGCCGTGGCCCAGCCGGCGAGCAGCGGCTTCGGCTGCAAGAACACCGCCGGGGCCGACCAGAGCGGGATGTACCTGACCCCCGCGCCGTAG
- a CDS encoding MTH938/NDUFAF3 family protein, translating to MTSVGTSRSARPPRPSLYISVDIEADGPIPGPYSMISFGAAVAGRQDGASYTAADPEQDTFYRELRPISEAYVPEALAVSGLDRDRLLREGAEPALAMAEFRSWVRKVSAGAQPVMCAYPASFDWTFLYWYLMSFGGDSPFGHSGCLDMKTLYAAKARVPLRAAVKGRMPKELLSRRPHTHHALDDAVEQAELMSNLMAWTPPARAPLVTHLSWGRMEVEGLPAGKDFVLYPGGGRAWDWGRHGTRHEPGIQPGDVAELLDRGCTVVVLSRGMELRLHTAPETLRLLRDAGVEVHTEETTAAVALYNRLAATERVGGLFHSTC from the coding sequence ATGACCTCAGTCGGCACCTCCCGCTCCGCCCGTCCGCCCCGGCCCAGCCTCTACATCTCCGTCGACATCGAGGCCGACGGGCCCATCCCCGGGCCGTACTCGATGATCAGCTTCGGGGCCGCCGTCGCGGGGCGGCAGGACGGCGCTTCGTATACGGCCGCCGATCCCGAACAGGACACCTTCTACCGGGAGTTGCGCCCGATCAGCGAGGCGTACGTACCGGAGGCGCTGGCCGTCAGCGGGCTGGACCGGGACCGGCTGCTCCGGGAGGGGGCCGAACCGGCGCTCGCCATGGCGGAGTTCCGGTCATGGGTGCGGAAGGTCTCGGCGGGGGCGCAGCCGGTGATGTGCGCCTACCCGGCCTCCTTCGACTGGACCTTCCTGTACTGGTACTTGATGAGCTTCGGCGGCGACAGCCCGTTCGGGCACTCCGGTTGCCTGGACATGAAGACCCTGTACGCGGCCAAGGCCCGGGTCCCGCTCCGCGCAGCCGTCAAGGGGCGGATGCCGAAGGAGCTCCTCTCGCGCCGCCCGCACACCCATCACGCGCTGGACGACGCGGTCGAGCAGGCCGAGCTGATGAGCAACCTGATGGCGTGGACGCCGCCCGCCCGCGCCCCTCTCGTCACGCACCTCTCCTGGGGCCGCATGGAGGTCGAGGGGCTCCCGGCAGGGAAGGACTTCGTGCTGTACCCGGGTGGTGGCCGCGCCTGGGACTGGGGCCGGCACGGCACCCGGCACGAGCCGGGAATCCAGCCCGGCGATGTGGCCGAACTCCTCGACCGGGGCTGCACGGTGGTCGTCCTCAGCCGCGGGATGGAGCTGCGGCTCCACACCGCGCCCGAGACGCTGCGGCTGCTGCGGGATGCCGGGGTGGAGGTCCACACCGAGGAGACGACCGCCGCGGTCGCGCTCTACAACCGGCTGGCCGCGACCGAGCGCGTGGGCGGGCTCTTCCACTCGACCTGCTGA
- a CDS encoding nucleobase:cation symporter-2 family protein encodes MAQAPRFRKDAVAVPQAEGDAGVKHPVDETLPPLKMFTSGLQHVAAMYAGVVAPPMIVGPAVGLSATETAFLMGASLFTAGLATLLQTLGFWKIGAKLPFVNGVSFAGVTPMIAIGKGEGDNAIPIIFGAIIVAGILGFFAAPYFGKLVRFFPPVVTGTVITLIGVSLLPVAFNWSQGGNSTATDYGSMKNIAMAAVTLAIVLLMRKFLRGFLQQISILLGLVVGTLIALPLGMTNFDAVRNADLVGFPTPFHFGAPQFQVAAIISMCIVMLVCMTESTADILALGKIVGRPADAKTIEGGLRADTLGSALSPLFNGFMCSAFAQNIGLVAMTKVRSRFVVAAGGGILILLGLCPIAASVIGVVPLPVLGGAGIVLFGSVAASGIQTLAGAAMEKGENALIVAASLGIGLIPIAAPNFYHAFPEDLLVVLDSGISTGCVVAIALNLAFNHLGARKGSAAAAPDPVLVH; translated from the coding sequence GTGGCCCAGGCGCCCAGGTTTCGCAAAGACGCAGTCGCAGTACCGCAGGCCGAAGGCGACGCAGGGGTGAAGCACCCGGTCGACGAGACCTTGCCCCCGCTGAAAATGTTCACCAGCGGTCTCCAGCACGTGGCCGCCATGTACGCGGGTGTAGTGGCCCCGCCCATGATCGTCGGCCCGGCCGTAGGCCTTTCCGCCACCGAGACCGCCTTCCTGATGGGCGCCTCGCTCTTCACCGCAGGGCTCGCCACCCTCCTCCAGACCCTCGGGTTCTGGAAGATCGGCGCCAAGCTCCCCTTCGTCAACGGCGTCTCCTTCGCCGGTGTGACCCCGATGATCGCCATCGGGAAGGGAGAGGGCGACAACGCCATCCCGATCATCTTCGGCGCGATCATCGTCGCCGGAATCCTCGGCTTCTTCGCCGCCCCGTACTTCGGAAAACTGGTCCGGTTCTTCCCACCGGTCGTCACCGGTACGGTCATCACCCTGATCGGCGTCTCACTGCTCCCCGTGGCCTTCAACTGGTCGCAGGGCGGGAACAGCACCGCCACCGACTACGGCTCGATGAAGAACATCGCCATGGCCGCCGTCACCCTCGCGATCGTCCTGCTGATGCGCAAGTTCCTGCGCGGCTTCCTCCAGCAGATCTCCATCCTCCTCGGCCTGGTCGTGGGAACGCTCATAGCGCTGCCGCTGGGCATGACGAACTTCGACGCCGTACGGAACGCCGACCTCGTCGGCTTCCCGACGCCGTTCCACTTCGGGGCGCCGCAGTTCCAGGTCGCCGCGATCATCTCCATGTGCATCGTCATGCTGGTGTGCATGACCGAGTCCACCGCCGACATCCTCGCCCTGGGCAAGATCGTCGGCCGTCCGGCGGACGCGAAGACCATCGAGGGCGGCCTGCGCGCCGACACCCTGGGCAGTGCGCTCAGTCCGCTGTTCAACGGGTTCATGTGCAGTGCCTTCGCACAGAACATCGGGCTGGTCGCCATGACCAAGGTCCGCAGCCGGTTCGTCGTCGCGGCCGGCGGCGGCATCCTGATCCTGCTGGGCCTGTGTCCCATCGCCGCCTCCGTCATCGGAGTCGTACCGCTGCCGGTCCTCGGCGGCGCGGGCATCGTCCTCTTCGGCTCGGTGGCCGCCAGCGGCATCCAGACCCTGGCCGGCGCGGCCATGGAGAAGGGCGAGAACGCCCTGATCGTCGCCGCCTCGCTCGGCATCGGCCTGATCCCGATCGCGGCCCCCAACTTCTACCACGCCTTCCCCGAGGACCTGCTGGTCGTCCTCGACTCCGGCATCAGCACCGGCTGCGTCGTGGCCATCGCGCTGAACCTCGCCTTCAACCACCTCGGTGCCAGGAAGGGATCGGCCGCGGCCGCTCCGGATCCGGTACTGGTGCACTGA
- a CDS encoding ATP-binding protein → MAGGRVGKAGSGVRQAVPAELSSFIGRERELTALASLLATQRLVTLTGPAGIGKTRLAVRTVRTLGDRDGLDTVWAELGALPERCWDRLGAELAERLAGREALLVLDGCEQLGEAGAGLAAELLRRLPGLRILATSQRRLRLPGEVVFAVPPLSVPTAPSVQPLPAALSALPGQAAPDPSRRFPVADVAGYAAVRLFEERARGADPFFELTDRNAGAVAALCRALDGIPGALELAAGRSHQYAPAQALRRLGSDPLGFLAGGAGRSTRVDAERSLRLATPAERLLWERLSVFAGSFDRAAVAEVCGFGALTADTAVDALLRLAPGLLADAGPGRYRLPLSVRAYAARRLAHGAAGDGATTARRHRERCRVVAERAAQLWRAGAQREARALALRELPELRAAMNPLAAGGPGAALEIVVSLWFLWSACGMPAEGRRHVERALAVHPAPRPARALWLAAWLVAAFGEADGADPLMVEAWTAAVHEGEDACLAYLAHLRGTIALWEERHEDAAAEYRDALEALPADPEFGPGREALRAAHTLALARTDPASVPVEDGPPDGAPDLPADLWARSWVSYAHALVQRHEGRPALARRELLSALRTQFALDDTLGQALSVELLAELEADQGRYAEAARLLGAVSRTRPHAACAPRAQHTVRTRLTPQAFRAAYTSGARTPLRELLPELAG, encoded by the coding sequence ATGGCTGGAGGACGTGTGGGGAAGGCCGGTTCCGGCGTGCGGCAGGCGGTGCCCGCCGAACTGTCGAGCTTCATCGGGCGGGAGCGGGAGCTCACGGCCCTCGCCTCCCTGCTCGCCACGCAGCGCCTGGTCACGCTCACCGGACCGGCCGGCATCGGCAAGACCCGGCTCGCGGTGCGCACCGTCCGCACCCTGGGCGACAGGGACGGGCTGGACACCGTCTGGGCGGAGCTGGGTGCCCTGCCCGAGCGGTGCTGGGACCGCCTCGGAGCGGAGCTCGCGGAGCGCCTCGCGGGGCGTGAGGCGCTGCTGGTGCTCGACGGCTGCGAACAGCTCGGGGAGGCCGGCGCGGGGCTCGCGGCCGAGCTGCTGCGGCGCCTGCCGGGGCTGCGGATTCTGGCCACCTCGCAGCGGCGGCTGCGGCTCCCGGGGGAAGTGGTGTTCGCCGTACCGCCGCTGTCGGTGCCTACCGCGCCCTCCGTCCAGCCGCTGCCCGCCGCGCTGTCGGCCCTGCCGGGACAGGCCGCGCCCGACCCCAGCCGGCGGTTCCCGGTGGCCGACGTCGCCGGTTACGCGGCCGTACGGCTCTTCGAGGAACGGGCGCGCGGAGCCGACCCCTTCTTCGAGCTGACCGACCGCAACGCGGGCGCCGTGGCCGCGCTGTGCCGGGCGCTCGACGGGATCCCCGGCGCGCTGGAGCTCGCGGCGGGGCGCTCGCACCAGTACGCGCCCGCGCAGGCGCTGCGCAGACTCGGCTCCGATCCGCTGGGCTTCCTCGCCGGCGGCGCCGGCCGCAGCACCCGGGTCGACGCCGAACGCTCGCTGCGGCTGGCCACCCCCGCCGAACGGCTGCTCTGGGAGCGGCTCTCCGTCTTCGCGGGCTCCTTCGACAGGGCGGCCGTCGCCGAGGTGTGCGGCTTCGGGGCGCTCACGGCGGACACGGCCGTCGATGCGCTGCTCCGGCTGGCCCCGGGCCTGCTCGCGGACGCCGGGCCGGGCCGCTACCGGCTGCCGCTGTCCGTACGGGCGTACGCGGCCCGGCGGCTCGCGCACGGAGCGGCCGGGGACGGCGCGACGACGGCCCGGCGCCACCGCGAGCGCTGCCGGGTGGTGGCGGAGCGGGCCGCGCAGCTGTGGCGCGCCGGCGCGCAGCGGGAAGCGCGCGCCCTCGCCCTGCGGGAACTCCCCGAGCTGCGCGCGGCGATGAACCCGCTGGCCGCCGGAGGGCCGGGGGCGGCCCTGGAGATCGTGGTGTCCCTGTGGTTCCTGTGGTCCGCCTGCGGGATGCCGGCGGAGGGGCGCAGACACGTGGAACGGGCCCTGGCCGTGCACCCCGCGCCCCGGCCCGCCCGGGCGCTGTGGCTCGCGGCCTGGCTGGTCGCCGCCTTCGGCGAGGCGGACGGCGCCGATCCCCTGATGGTGGAGGCGTGGACCGCGGCCGTACACGAGGGGGAGGACGCCTGCCTGGCCTACCTCGCGCACCTGCGCGGGACGATCGCGCTGTGGGAGGAGCGGCACGAAGACGCCGCGGCGGAGTACCGGGACGCCCTGGAAGCCCTGCCGGCCGATCCCGAGTTCGGCCCCGGCCGGGAAGCCCTGCGGGCCGCGCACACGCTGGCGCTCGCCCGCACGGACCCGGCCTCGGTCCCGGTCGAGGACGGCCCGCCGGACGGCGCGCCGGACCTCCCGGCCGACCTGTGGGCCCGCTCCTGGGTGAGCTACGCCCACGCCCTGGTCCAGCGCCACGAGGGCCGCCCGGCGCTGGCCCGCCGCGAACTGCTGAGCGCGCTACGGACCCAGTTCGCGCTGGACGACACGCTCGGGCAGGCCCTGTCGGTGGAACTCCTCGCCGAACTGGAGGCGGACCAGGGCCGCTACGCAGAGGCCGCCCGCCTCCTCGGCGCGGTCTCCCGCACCCGCCCGCACGCGGCCTGCGCCCCCCGCGCCCAGCACACGGTCCGCACCCGCCTCACCCCCCAGGCCTTCCGCGCGGCCTACACCTCCGGCGCCCGGACGCCACTGCGCGAGCTGCTGCCGGAACTGGCCGGCTGA